The window CTTGCTCTCTTTGTGTTTGGAGTGGTTGATAATGCAGAATTGGAAAATCTCCAGGCACCACAAACTTGTGAGCCTGTGGAGACTTTAATTAAACTTACTCCCTATTATGGGACCTTAAAATCTGGcctgtttgcttttttcactgTGGAGTTTGCACAGAATAAAAAAGACTATATGCAAGTCTCAGCTCTAAAGTAACTCTGTGCAGTCTGGGCCCCCTCCCTCATAGCTACAGTTTGCTAACCCAGTGGTCAGCTTGAACTTAGAACAAGTGAATGTATTCCCACGTTCAATCAAATATGCTTCCTATTTGGTTTTTGCTACAAACAACACCCTTTTTCTGCCTCATTTCATAGAACTTTCTAATCTAAAATAATTGGCCTTCTACTCATTAACGTTTTTTCCCTTCAAACTTCAGTCTGTCTCTGTTTTGCCTGTGAATCTAAATGACTGCATATAGGCCAAATGTGATCGGAGTGCTCAGGGATTGATCTCCATTTTGCTTGGGGATGCAAGGTTCTATGCTGGTCCCTGGTGATGCTCAGTAAGTAGCTGATGATTGAATGGGGTCTGAAAGAAATGGGGCGATCTGCTAAAATCTCAAGCTTAGGGTGGAGCCACGTGTTGAACAGCATATATCCAACACTTCAGAGTCAATTTAGTCTTAATCATTTTGTGACTGATTGTTTTAATTGCCTAATTCTTATAAGTCAATCATATTCTCCTCCTGGCTCAAACCAAGTTCAGTTGCCCAGTTGAGAGAGTGCATTAACAGATCCAAGATTAATTTTCCTCTGCAGGCATAGAATCATTGGCTTTAAGAAACGCTACTAACCATGATACTTTAAAAAAGCCGAGtcagaatattttaaagtctCATGATTATGGCTTCCTCAGATATTTTCAGAGAACCATGGTGCCATCTAATGAATTGCATGATGAAGAGAGTGCCAATCAAGGCTAAACTTGTATAGAGGGTTCCTTAAATTATGTTCCGTGGAGTAAATACCAGGCTTTTTGAAAAACCAGATATGTAGCAGGGTGGAAGGCTAGTGTTTTATAAATAAGGGTAAGCGGAGTTTAGGTGGTTTGAttaatctttccttcctttattccacAAACATAATTTGGTGCCACTGTGTGACTGGCCCTGTTCTGGGTACTGGGGTTACCAGCATGAGTAAAGAAACCCCCAGAAGCCACTATCTAGGAAAGGAGAGATCTAAACCTCCAGTTGTAACATGATGTGATAATATTGAGATATTTAGCATTTACTGAGTAACATTTACATGCCTTCTCTGTAGTTTTCGTAACTATTTTGCAGAgttgatattatttttcttctgacatgaggaaactgaggcttagaaggttaagtaacttgctcaaggatACACAACTGCTATTGGAATCAGGCTTTGAATTAGAATCTGGCTAGTAGTATTTTTCATACTAGGCTGCCTTTCATAGATGCTCTAACAGAGAGGTGTACCTGTGGTTTCTGGAGTGAAAAGAAAACTCCAACAGCTTGCCTATCTGCTTAACACCAAATTATCTTTGCCTCCTTGCTTGTGGAGTAGGTAAAAGGATACTTTTGCTCCTGACACTTTTGTGCTGTGTGTTCTCTCCCAccagaaaatgcaaaatgattCAATGGTCTTTCAGAATTCTTGGATCATGACTGGGCAATGGGCTGTTGCCCAAGTGTCAGGGTGAAGTTGGGATGGAAACTGGGTATGAAGTATGGAATGAAGTATGTCTAAGACCTTGACATGAAGGAAGAGGCTGGGAAGGAAGATGAGATAAGGGAGGGTAGTAAGAAGCTCAGTGAAGATGGGATGGGTGGATGGGGACTCTGAGGAAGAGTGGGAACTGGGCTGTCAGTTTCAGTATCGTGTCCAAGATGGTTTGCTGCCAGGAATCGAGGAAGCCTGCCATAGCATTTTTCCTAGTCTGACATTGTTGTGGCCACATTTGTAGCACTGGCAGCAATGTTGAGTTCTCATCCCCATTTCTGCTTCCTTTCTACCATAGCCAGGACCCTAAAAATGGCCCTTTATCCTTACCCATAGAGGATAAAAGAAGGATAACAAATGAACAGGAAAGTGTTTAGGAATGTTTGGGAGGTGAGGAAAAGAAagtttcatacattttaatatttacactGGGCAATTTGAATTTTCTGGTCAACTTATGAAATGATGAGCcactattattattagtagtagtaacAATAGTAACAGTACTAATACTATTATACTAATAATAGTGCAATTAGTATAAtggtaatagtagtagtaatagtaattTTTTGAGAAGTTTATTTTGGGTCCTTCATGTCTAAAAATTTCCACATCTAGGGATAGAATAGTTTAACCTCTTGGTATTGCTTGAATAAGTGATACACATCATAAATTTTCCTTAAATACTTTGTTGCTGTCGAtttgggatattttcttttcaggaaGGCAAGATTCAATGAAGCAAACAATTCTATCTTccaacctgaaagaaaaaaagtgactttCCTCAGAGTGAAATGTAGTTAAATAAACAAGTTCTCAGGAAGATACTTTAACTAGAAAATCCAGTTTGTAGCATATGGAAACTTGAATAGTTTTTGTTATCATTAAACTGAACACACCActaactttattttaataattcatgCATTGTTtcataaacaaaagcaaacaagcaTTCATCTGAGAGATCACttttagtagaagaaataataatttataattttatttattatttcttcagtgGAGAATAGTCTCTTGGCTGAACACacgttgcttttttatttatgaaatggcACATGCATTATTAAAATAAACCTGTGACTGTGTTCTGCTTAATGatatgcaaaattattttgaggTTGGGTACAGAGTGGTTTCATTTCTCTACCTGTTGTATGGTTGGCTGGCTTTCTCACCAACTGCAGATTTATGAGACCATTTAAGGAACACATATTTAATTCTGAGACCAAAAAGCCCCAGCAGAtcggaaaaataaaaacagaatttctaGTAATGGTTTCACCTTTGAGCAGTCCTTGGGcgaggaggatggggagggaaggCATTTAGCAAGGAAAGGAATGGGTCTTTGCATATTGGACACAGCAGAGACCCAGAGACAAAGGCTTTGctctcccttcccagcctccatgcTAATCTCAGGCAATTCTTTGGAGCTCTACTTTTGGCTCCAGCTCACCTCATGTTCCTCAATGGGTCTCTGAGTCCCTGCAAGCATTTCAAGCCAGATCCAACAATTTAGGTTCTGCTCCTTTTCTGTCTCACCTGCTCTGCTCTGAGCAGCAGGACGAGGGAAAATGACCTCAAATATACTTGAAGTTGGGTTTTCTTTGTTATCCAATAAACCATCTcacgagtttttttttttttttttttttgagtgttaaGATCCCAGAAAACGTGTGTTCAACTCTTTGGatagttattataaaaatactagaggaactttattttatttttatagcccATAAACTCCTGGGATGGCAGGCATTTCAGTGGGAGTACAATGTGAAGGGTTGATCGCCCAGACTGAGTCATTTACGCAAGTGTTACAGAGAATGTAGATTCAGTGGACCAGTGAATCTTGTCCCACTTGATGGTACACATTGTGACAATGACAGTGTCTGGATGGAAAGATGAAATACTTGCATGTCATTCTATGGCACAATAGCATGTGGGTAATGAACGGCAGGACTCACCTTGTAACTCTGCAGCAGGACGGTCACCAAGTGATTTATTGATGGGCTGTGCATTGGGTACAGAGCAGGCAATGTTGCCCCAAAATAACTTTATGGCTTCTAAAGTTCTAAATCTCTAAAGAGATTACTTTAGAAGTAACTTTATGGCTTCTAAAGTTCTAAATCCCACCATTATAGGACCATCTTTCTGGATCTATAAAATGCTATATTTAAAACGTCCTCTTCTGAGAATAGCTTAAAGCAGGATTGGTACCTGGCATGGATGTGCAGTTGGGGTCCCAAGGAACGGGAGAACGAGGAAGGGCATGAAGCCTTGCCTGGGAAAACCACCTTCTTCATCACAATTCTTTCTGGGGCTGACCCTAGTGAATAACATCTTGTGGATTTATAGAAATAGGGTAGGATTGTGGAATAATCTTGCTTTCTTGATTTTGctgtaagaaaaatgaaataagataatatttgcaaaatgctttctgatagaaggaaatatattaaattcaccaagtctccttttcctctctctgggcctccaaacattttaaatatagttcTTGCCAGTTTCATTATTCCTATTTTCCAGATTGAAAGCCCACCCATGGAAACAGAAGGTAGTTCTCTGTAGAGTGACATCGGGTTTGCATTGAGACTGAATGCACTGAACTAAGAGGAGGTTTGGCTCTTCTCCATCAGAACCACTGTTGTTATTGAACCTTGACAGGAAAAATGTTTATAGATTCCTTTGGTGCTTAGGATATTAAACTACTTGTATCCTGTCGttccttttctctaaaaatgcctttttattttcttgtttgtatagGGAGCTGTGATCATGGTGGTGTGGTGAACATCAGCAAACCGTCTGTGGTTCAGCTCAACTGGAGAGGGTTTTCTTATCGGTATGGTGCTTGGGGTAGGGATTACTCTCCCCAGCATCCAAACAAAGGACTGTATTGGGTGGCACCACTGAATACAGATGGGAAACTGTTGGAGTATTACAGACTGTACAACACACTGGATGATTTGCTGTTGTACGTAAATGCTCGTGAGTTGCGGATCACCTATGGCCAAGGTAGTGGTACAGCAGTTTACAACGACAACATGTATGTCAACATGTACAACACCAGGAATATTGCCAGAGTTAACCTGACCACCAACACGATTGCTGTGACTCAAACTCTCCCTAATGCTGCCTATAATAACCGTTTTTCATATGCTAATGTTGCTTGGCAAGATATTGACTTTGCTGTGGATGAGAATGGATTGTGGGTGATTTATTCAACTGAAGCCAGCACTGGTAACATAGTGATTAGTAAACTCAATGACACCACACTTCAGGTGCTAAACACTTGGTATACCAAGCAGTATAAACCATCTGCTTCTAATGCCTTCATGGTATGTGGGGTTCTGTATGCCACCCGTACTCTGAACACCAGAACAGAAGagattttttactattataacaCAAACACAGGGAAAGAGGGCAAACTAGACATTGTAGTGCATAAGATGCAGGAAATAGTGCAGAGCATTAACTATAACCCTTTTGACCGGAAACTTTATGTCTATAATGATGGTTACCTTCTGAATTATGATCTTTTTTTCTTGCAGAACCCCCAGTAAGCTGTAGGAGTTAgggtgaaagagaaataaaatgtatgttgaaAAAGTAGTCTTCTCCGCTTACTTAGATATCTGCAGGGGTGTCTAAAAGTGTGTTCTTTTTGCAGCAATATTTAGGTGCATAGTTCTACCACACTAGAGACCAAGGACATTTGTCTTGATTTGGTGAGTTCTCTTGGGAGCCATCTTCAGATGGCTCTTCAGGCAAGAAAATGCCTCTTCAGGTGCATTTTCCAATAAAGTCTGTCTAGGGTAGGATTGTTAGAGTTCTAGGGGCACTGTGGGCCTAGTGAAGCCTACCATGAGGAGGCTTCACTAGAAGCCTTAAATTAGGAATTAAGGAGCTTAAAGAGAACTCAGTATGACTTCTAAGGATCCTTTGTACAGGAAAGATTGCCCAGTGACCAGTCCTTATCCATGAGTCCCACTAATTATTTCATGCCTGGAAGGAACCTGGGGGCTTAGTTAGGTAGATTAATATCTGGAACTCCTTGAGGGACCAAatcaccaactttttttttttttttttttcctcactagcACCTGGAATGATGCTTTGTTTGTGGCAGATAAGTAAATTTGGCATGCTTATCTATTCTACGTCTGTAAAGTGCTGAGTTTTACGGAGGGAGGCCTTTTTATGCATTAAATTGTACATGGCAGATAAATCCCAGAAGGATCTGCAGATGAGgcacctgctttttcttttctctcattgtCCACCTAACTAAAAGTCAGTAGAACCCTCTACCTCATAACTTCCTTCCAAAGGCAGCTTAGAAGATTAGAACTAGACTTACTAACCAATTCCTGTCTCCCACCCCCTCTCTACTGCCTGcagtaaaaaaattaatagttttcTATGGAACTGAGCTaagattagaaaaattaattttctttgatttcatcATGAACTTTTATTTACATGGCTCTAAGAGTATAAGAAAATCTGATGGCAGCGATAAAGTGCTAGCATTTA is drawn from Papio anubis isolate 15944 chromosome 15, Panubis1.0, whole genome shotgun sequence and contains these coding sequences:
- the OLFM4 gene encoding olfactomedin-4, whose protein sequence is MRPGLSFLLALLFFLGQAAGHLGDAGPPIPSPSFSTFPGVDSSSSFSSSSSSMSGSSYNGSSGSGGSVSQLFSNVTGSVDDRGTCQCSVFLPDTTFPVDRVERLEFTAHVLSQKFEKELSKVKEYVKLISVYEKKLLNLTVRIEIMEKDTISYTELDFELIKVEVKEMAKLVVQLKESFGGSSEIVDQLEVEIRNITLLVEKLETLDKNNVLAIRREIVALKTKLKECEASKGQNTPVVHPTPTPGSCDHGGVVNISKPSVVQLNWRGFSYRYGAWGRDYSPQHPNKGLYWVAPLNTDGKLLEYYRLYNTLDDLLLYVNARELRITYGQGSGTAVYNDNMYVNMYNTRNIARVNLTTNTIAVTQTLPNAAYNNRFSYANVAWQDIDFAVDENGLWVIYSTEASTGNIVISKLNDTTLQVLNTWYTKQYKPSASNAFMVCGVLYATRTLNTRTEEIFYYYNTNTGKEGKLDIVVHKMQEIVQSINYNPFDRKLYVYNDGYLLNYDLFFLQNPQ